A segment of the Thalassoglobus sp. JC818 genome:
ATTTAAAAAGCGTTTTCTTGTGCATGAAAGCCATCATTCCCTACATGATTGAACAAAATCATGGGGACATCATTAACATTGGCTCGCGGATGGGTAGACAAATCCGAGGCTTCTGCGGAGGTTATGCAGAAGCCAAACATGCAGTGATTGCACTAACGCAGAATTCTGCTCTGCAGGCAGCGGCATTCGGCATCCGAGTGAATGCAGTGTCTCCAGGGTTGGTGGAATCACCCGGGCAAAAGCAGTTCATGGCAAGATTGATGCCGGAAGAAGAGTTCCCACCGATGGATTCAGCTGAGTCTGTTGCCGCTGCAGTCCTTTACTTACTTTGCGATGCTCCCAAGAGTATGACAGGGCAATCATTGGACTCTTTCAGCCTTGGGTAAGAGATCAACAGAGGCCTAGTCTAGTGCTGCATGCGGGCCAGATCTTGTAATTTATGAGTACCATAACAAATCGAGTGCCTCACACTCTGAGGCGCACTCTAGTTCATTTGCCGTCGTATACTTTCCCGCAAGGTCAAGGAATCGAAATGCCAAGGGAATCTTGTCGAACATCTATCCTCACCGAGTCGCGCTGCGCGACGATAGCCCTTAAGAGTGCCCATACGCTTTGGGGACATTCAATCTTCCCATCGAGAGTCCCAGATCCATTGTAGAAATCTATCTAACGATCATTTGGTCCTTGATGATAGCGATCAGCACTTCGAATAGTCCAAACACGTTTTGCGCACTCAAGGCTGAGCGACTCGAGTTGAGTGCGACTATAGACTTCGGTCGCACTTGGGTGATTGGAAGATCGCAGTTTTCGATCAAATTCGAAACATTCCAAACTGATAGCGAACGATTTGCTTTGTCTCACACTCTTAGTCACTCGAGAGTCTTCTCTGCTGAGACTGGATTCATCGGGGCGAACCGTTTCAACACAAGAGTTCAAGACAGGCCGACAAAACTCGTTCCTTTGAATTGTGAAGTCCCTCACCTCGAAGTGAAATCGCTGTCTCCATCGCTGCGGATTGGACTTCTTTGTCGGTCATCAAGACTTCTGCGACGTTGGCGATAGTCGCTGCATTTTCGACTCCACTGAGCTGAGCAACAAAACATTCATCTTTAAGACCATTGGCTGACAAGAATTGGTCGGTGACTTGCGGGAGCAGTATTTGTGGTCTGCCCGCCAGTAGAGCAGCTTGTGTTGTTCCCAAACCACCGTGATGAATGACCACTGCCGAATCTCGCACAATCTCACTCAGCTTTGGAGCGGAAGTCAAAGATTGGATTCGAGGATTCTGGCCGTTGAATTCGAATCCATTACTGTCGCGAATATAGACTGTTCCCTGAAGATCAGATTGCATGAGTGCATCACCGACTTTAAAAGGCAACTCCCCTGCCCCAGAGAAATAGGCGTAGAAGTTTTTCTTGTGTGCTAACACCGGAGGCGGAGCTGGATCGAATGGACCGAAGCACGGCTCGATTCGGCAAGAGCGATACGGATCAAGTTGAGGGAGAGTCGCAATGACTCTCCGCTCGCCACGGTAGGCATCGGTTAGTTTTTGCGGAACGGCCGAACTAAATCGTCTCTGAACACGCTCAATCACTCCCAAAACATCGGACGAATTCGCATACGGCTCGATTTCCGGCCAGAGCACAGGAAAGTCATCTTCATGAACCGGAGGTGTTGAATACCCTGCTCCGAAGAGAACAACTGGAATTCGACCGTAAGCGGCCAGTGTTAGCAGAGGGCAGTATCGACCGACGATTAAATCTG
Coding sequences within it:
- a CDS encoding SDR family oxidoreductase, which encodes MKLEGKSAIVTGGGRGIGRSIALALANEGADVVISARTQAEIDLVASEIGRLGRRGVAVAADVTRADHVEQLATRTHNEFGRIDVLVNNAGGILPAVCDNSGEFEQSRGVWEVPESSWDRLIEANLKSVFLCMKAIIPYMIEQNHGDIINIGSRMGRQIRGFCGGYAEAKHAVIALTQNSALQAAAFGIRVNAVSPGLVESPGQKQFMARLMPEEEFPPMDSAESVAAAVLYLLCDAPKSMTGQSLDSFSLG
- a CDS encoding nucleotide disphospho-sugar-binding domain-containing protein; its protein translation is MTQSKKILLGWDLGAGIGYTLQLRDIANSLAKSGHSPTLALRSIETAHQYLRDCDFPVLQAPYLIGRLTRSAQRDGFFPTSFTDLMACNGFGSEDHLYSMLRGWRDLIDLVKPDLIVGRYCPLLTLAAYGRIPVVLFGAGYSTPPVHEDDFPVLWPEIEPYANSSDVLGVIERVQRRFSSAVPQKLTDAYRGERRVIATLPQLDPYRSCRIEPCFGPFDPAPPPVLAHKKNFYAYFSGAGELPFKVGDALMQSDLQGTVYIRDSNGFEFNGQNPRIQSLTSAPKLSEIVRDSAVVIHHGGLGTTQAALLAGRPQILLPQVTDQFLSANGLKDECFVAQLSGVENAATIANVAEVLMTDKEVQSAAMETAISLRGEGLHNSKERVLSACLELLC